One Echeneis naucrates chromosome 1, fEcheNa1.1, whole genome shotgun sequence DNA segment encodes these proteins:
- the wdr83os gene encoding PAT complex subunit Asterix, translated as MSSNNMADPRRQNKILRYKPPSTETNPTLEDPTPDYMNLLGMIFSMCGLMLKLKWCAWIAVYCSFISFANSRSSEDTKQMMSSFMLSISAVVMSYLQNPQPMSPPW; from the exons ATGTCCTCCAACAACATGGCAGACCCGCGGAgacaaaataagattttaag ATACAAGCCCCCCAGCACAGAGACCAACCCCACACTGGAAGACCCCACGCCTGATTACATGAACCTACTTGGCATGATCTTCAGCATGTGTGGATTGATGCTcaag ttgaaGTGGTGTGCCTGGATCGCAGTCTATTGCTCTTTCATCAGCTTTGCAAACTCCAGAAGCTCAGAAGACACCAAACAGATGATGAGCAGCTTCAT GCTGTCCATCTCAGCGGTCGTGATGTCTTACCTCCAGAACCCGCAGCCAATGTCGCCGCCATGGTAA
- the LOC115042578 gene encoding persephin, translating into MRSLLKLAVVLFCVQRGEGHWLRSLIDQKPQTSPNEDRSSQTEASGVEPAPHPIVPIPARSRRSTSDTQCGLRSILLQVQDLGLGYDSDESILFKYCSGTCPRVLSNHDLTLTNLLHSGVLPHPAPGELWHNAPCCRPTHHEDMAFLDNSHRWHRVEKLSAAGCSCVG; encoded by the exons ATGAGGTCCCTGCTGAAGCTGGCTGTGGTTCTGTTTTGCGTCCAGAGAGGAGAAGGCCACTGGCTGAGATCACTGATTG ATCAGAAACCACAAACGTCTCCAAACGAGGACAGAAGCAGCCAAACAGAAGCTTCTGGAGTGGAGCCAGCTCCCCATCCTATCGTCCCGATCCCAGCCCGATCACGCCGCTCCACCTCCGACACCCAGTGTGGCCTTCGCTCCATCCTGCTGCAGGTTCAGGACCTCGGGCTGGGCTATGACTCGGACGAGAGCATCCTCTTCAAGTACTGCAGCGGGACGTGCCCCCGCGTTCTCTCCAACCACGACCTCACCCTCACTAACCTGCTGCACAGCGGGGTGCTCCCCCACCCGGCGCCCGGGGAGCTGTGGCACAACGCGCCCTGCTGCAGGCCCACCCACCACGAGGACATGGCCTTCCTCGACAACTCACACCGCTGGCACAGGGTGGAGAAGCTTTCAGCAGCCGGCTGCAGCTGTGTGGGCTAG
- the wdr83 gene encoding WD repeat domain-containing protein 83, with translation MAFPQPRPQAPQLPQHLLRTIDCRQGAVRAVRFNADGNYLLSCGSDKTLKLWSGSKGTLLKTYSGHGYEVLDADSSYDNSQICSCSSDKTVILWDVGSGQVTRKLRGHAGKVSCVQFNEEATVILSGSIDGTVRCWDTRSRRYEPIQILDEARDGISSLKVAQHELLTGSVDGKVRRYDLRMGQLHVDFISSPITCVCFSQDGQCTLSSSLDSTVRLLDKSTGEMLGEYTGHKMKGYKLDCCLSSKDTHVLSCSEDGHVYCWDLVEGSLSLKLPVGKAVVQSLSFHPTETRLLTAMEGRVQVWGAEPEQTDDDDTMAT, from the exons ATGGCCTTTCCTCAGCCCAGACCTCAGgctcctcagcttcctcagcACCTGCTCAGGACCATAGACTGTCGGCAGGGAGCTGTCAGAGCTGTCCGCTTCAACG CTGATGGGAACTACCTGCTGTCCTGTGGCAGCGACAAAACTCTAAAGCTGTGGAGCGGGAGCAAAGGAACCCTGCTGAAGACCTACAGCGGCCACGGATATGAAGTTCTGGATGCTGATAG TTCCTATGACAACAGCCAGATttgctcctgcagctctgataAGACAGTCATCCTGTGGGACGTTGGTTCAGGCCAGGTCACACGCAAACTCAGAGGTCACGCTGGG AAAGTCAGCTGTGTCCAGTTCAATGAGGAGGCAACTGTTATCTTGTCTG GCTCCATAGATGGAACCGTTAGGTGCTGGGACACCAGGTCCAGAAGATATGAACCGATCCAGATTCTAGACGAGGCTCGGGACGGCATCAGCAGCCTGAAGGTGGCACAGCACGAGCTGCTTACTGG ATCTGTGGACGGTAAAGTGAGGCGTTACGACCTGAGGATGGGACAGCTGCATGTGGACTTCATCAGCA gccccatcacctgtgtgtgtttcagtcaggATGGTCAGTGCACTCTGAGCTCCAGTCTGGATTCAACAGTCAGACTCCTGGATAAGAGCACAGGGGAGATGCTTGGCGA GTACACGGGACATAAGATGAAGGGCTACAAGCTGGACTGCTGTCTGTCCAGTAAAGACACACATGTCCTGAGCTGCTCAGAGGACGGACACGTCTACTGCTGGGACCTGGTGGAG GGGTCTCTGTCCTTGAAGCTTCCTGTGGGAAAAGCTGTTGTCCAGTCGCTGTCCTTCCACCCCACAGAGACCCGCCTCCTCACTGCCATGGAGGGCCGTGTCCAGGTATGGGGGGCGGAGCCAGAGCAGACAGACGACGACGACACCATGGCCACATAG